The following proteins are encoded in a genomic region of Trueperaceae bacterium:
- a CDS encoding type II toxin-antitoxin system RelE/ParE family toxin translates to MARYSLVFKKSVAKDFRAIPKSHVGKILSRIESLAEDPRPPGSVKLTAQERYRVRQGAYRILYEIQDDELLITIVKVGHRKSAYT, encoded by the coding sequence TTGGCAAGATATAGTCTGGTCTTCAAGAAGTCCGTCGCGAAGGACTTTCGTGCTATTCCCAAATCTCACGTCGGCAAGATCCTGTCCCGCATAGAGAGTTTGGCGGAGGATCCGAGACCGCCTGGGAGCGTCAAGCTCACAGCGCAGGAGCGTTATCGCGTCCGCCAGGGTGCCTACCGCATTCTTTACGAGATACAGGATGACGAGTTGCTGATCACCATCGTGAAGGTGGGCCACCGGAAGAGTGCTTACACCTGA